Proteins encoded together in one Vitis vinifera cultivar Pinot Noir 40024 chromosome 4, ASM3070453v1 window:
- the LOC100250263 gene encoding glutamate receptor 2.7 gives MSQNTTIPVKVGVVLNMDTWLGKMGLSCISMALSDFYASHGHYKTRLVPEIRDSKRDVVGAAAAALDLLQNEEVQAIIGPASSMQANFVIGLGDKAHVPIISFSATSPSLSSLQSQYFIRATLNDSAQVPAIRAIVQAFGWREVVLIYVDNEYGNGVIPYLTDALQEIDTRITYRCVIPPFATDDQIVKELYKLMTMSTRVFIVHMFTPLGPLLFTKANEVGMMDEGYVWILTDGMTDILSTLDESVIDSMQGVLGVKPHVPRSKELESFKIRWKRTIQNQYPTNESFELNIFGLWAYDAASGLAMAVEQLGATNFSFQNSNISRNSTDLGTIQVSQTGPYLLQSLVSTRFRGLSGDFQIVDGQLHSSAFQIVNVIGKGERGVALWTPENGIVRNSNSTNKADLRTIIWPGESPSVPKGWVLPTNGKKSLRIGVPVKEGFSEFVKVTRDPITNATKVTGYCIAIFDAVMAALPYAVPYEYIPFETPDGKPTGNYDDLIYQVYLQKYDAVVGDTTIVANRSLYVDFTLPYTESGVSMIVPIIDKRSKNAWVFLKPLTWDLWVTSACFFVFIGFVIWVLEHRINEDFRGPRSNQVGTILWFSFSTMVFAQKERIVSNLARFVVIIWFFVVLILTQSYTASLTSMLTVQQLKPTITDINELIKNGERVGYQKGSFVYEFLKWMKFDETKLVIYESPEELDELFSNRSSDGGIAAAFEEIPYVKLFLAKYCSKYTAVQPTYKFDGFGFVFPKRSPLVPDVSMQVLNVTEGAKMVQFERAWFGQTPSCTDLTSSVSSNSIGLNSFWGLFLIAGVASFVAFILCIATFLYENRDALMNLDPPASAWRKIKAMATRFDQKDPSSHTFRKSEMVDRSGINGMDADTASPATNCPPSPSSLSIQTESNFAFFRGQETPSSEYGDPFSPNRQTSPQ, from the exons ATGTCACAGAACACAACCATTCCAGTTAAAGTGGGAGTGGTTCTCAATATGGATACATGGTTAGGGAAGATGGGATTGAGCTGCATCTCCATGGCACTGTCAGACTTCTATGCCTCTCATGGGCACTACAAGACTAGGCTGGTTCCGGAAATTAGAGACTCCAAAAGAGATGTCGTTGGTGCAGCTGCGGCcg CTCTAGACTTGTTGCAAAATGAGGAAGTTCAAGCCATCATAGGACCGGCATCTTCCATGCAGGCCAACTTCGTGATTGGTCTCGGAGACAAAGCTCATGTGCCCATCATTTCATTTTCTGCAACAAGCCCTTCTCTTTCTTCACTTCAGAGTCAATATTTTATCCGAGCCACCCTAAATGACTCAGCTCAAGTACCAGCAATAAGGGCAATTGTCCAAGCCTTTGGATGGAGAGAAGTTGTGCTTATTTACGTGGACAACGAGTATGGTAATGGCGTTATACCATATCTTACCGATGCCTTGCAAGAGATTGACACCCGTATCACCTACAGGTGCGTCATTCCTCCATTTGCCACTGATGATCAAATAGTCAAAGAACTTTACAAGCTGATGACAATGTCAACCAGAGTTTTCATTGTACACATGTTCACACCTCTTGGTCCTCTGCTTTTCACCAAAGCAAATGAGGTCGGAATGATGGATGAAGGCTATGTTTGGATACTGACTGATGGGATGACTGATATCTTGAGTACTTTGGATGAGTCAGTCATTGACTCGATGCAAGGGGTGTTGGGTGTAAAGCCTCATGTTCCCAGATCTAAAGAGcttgaaagttttaaaatcagATGGAAAAGGACAATCCAAAATCAATATCCAACCAATGAAAGCTTTGAGCTGAACATATTTGGCCTCTGGGCTTATGATGCAGCTTCTGGGCTAGCCATGGCAGTTGAACAACTTGGGGCAACAAACTTCAGCttccaaaattctaatatttcCAGGAATTCAACCGATCTTGGGACTATACAAGTCTCCCAAACGGGTCCATATCTTCTCCAATCGCTTGTAAGTACTAGATTCAGAGGCCTCAGTGGAGATTTTCAAATTGTTGATGGGCAACTACATTCATCAGCCTTTCAGATAGTCAATGTGATTGGTAAGGGGGAAAGAGGGGTAGCACTTTGGACACCGGAGAATGGAATTGtaagaaattcaaattctaCTAATAAGGCTGATCTAAGAACCATCATATGGCCAGGAGAATCTCCTTCAGTTCCTAAAGGTTGGGTGCTTCCCACAAACGGCAAGAAGTCCTTGAGAATAGGAGTACCAGTGAAGGAGGGTTTTAGTGAATTTGTAAAGGTGACAAGAGATCCTATCACTAACGCTACGAAGGTCACTGGATACTGCATAGCTATCTTCGATGCTGTGATGGCGGCATTGCCATATGCTGTTCCTTACGAGTACATTCCCTTCGAGACCCCTGATGGGAAGCCCACTGGCAATTACGATGATTTGATATATCAAGTATATCTTCAG AAGTATGATGCTGTTGTGGGAGATACTACTATCGTAGCGAACAGGTCCTTATATGTAGACTTTACGCTGCCTTATACAGAATCTGGGGTGTCAATGATTGTGCCCATTATAgataaaagaagtaaaaatgCATGGGTTTTCTTGAAGCCTCTGACTTGGGACCTTTGGGTGACAAGCGCTTGTTTCTTTGTCTTCATTGGTTTTGTGATTTGGGTTCTGGAACATCGTATAAATGAAGATTTCAGAGGGCCTCGTTCAAATCAAGTTGGCACGATCCTCTGGTTTTCATTCTCGACAATGGTGTTTGCCCAGA AGGAGAGAATTGTGAGTAACTTGGCTCGGTTCGTGGTGATCATATGGTTTTTTGTGGTGCTGATTCTCACTCAAAGTTACACAGCCAGCTTGACTTCAATGTTAACAGTTCAACAGCTCAAGCCGACTATCACAGACATAAATGAGCTCATAAAGAATGGGGAGCGTGTGGGTTACCAAAAGGGCTCTTTTGTTTATGAATTCTTGAAGTGGATGAAATTTGACGAAACCAAGCTTGTAATCTATGAGTCTCCAGAAGAACTggatgaattattttcaaacaggAGTTCAGATGGTGGAATTGCCGCTGCTTTTGAGGAAATCCCTTACGTGAAGCTTTTCCTTGCAAAATATTGCTCCAAATACACTGCAGTTCAACCAACTTACAAGTTCGATGGGTTTGGATTT gTCTTCCCAAAGCGATCACCTCTTGTACCTGATGTTTCAATGCAAGTCTTAAACGTGACTGAGGGAGCTAAAATGGTTCAATTTGAAAGAGCATGGTTTGGGCAAACACCCAGTTGTACAGACCTCACCAGCTCAGTTTCTTCAAACAGCATTGGTCTTAATAGCTTTTGGGGCCTATTCCTCATTGCTGGAGTCGCTTCATTTGTAGCTTTCATCCTCTGCATCGCCACCTTCCTTTACGAAAATAGAGATGCCCTGATGAATCTGGATCCCCCAGCTTCAGCATGGAGAAAAATTAAAGCCATGGCAACACGCTTTGACCAGAAAGATCCCAGCTCGCATACTTTCAGAAAAAGTGAAATGGTAGACAGAAGTGGGATCAATGGTATGGATGCAGATACAGCCTCGCCAGCTACCAACTGCCCCCCAAGTCCATCAAGCCTTTCCATCCAAACAGAGAGTAATTTTGCTTTCTTCAGAGGCCAAGAAACACCTTCTTCTGAATATGGTGATCCATTCAGTCCAAATAGGCAGACATCTCCACAGTag